One genomic region from Rosa rugosa chromosome 1, drRosRugo1.1, whole genome shotgun sequence encodes:
- the LOC133737396 gene encoding cyclin-A1-1-like — MSTYYSEETHKLPLNNYSKAMLLQYLSSNSTTTGSEDKYSEAILHETTAIVCNRELLVDWEADGGIADIDNSFMDQQLCTTFACDIYNHLRASEVKKRPSTDYMDKIQKDINPSMRALLVDWLVEVAEGYSFVPETLYLAVNYIDRYLSGIPINRERLKLLGVACLMLASKYEFMCTPSVEKFCDLTNNIYLVEEVLEMESSVLSYLKYEMTTVTTKCFLSRFVRAAQGANELPSLHLECLANYLAELSLLDYSMLCYASSLIAASAIFLANYIMLPSKRPWNATLQHYTLYQPSDLRNCVKDLHRLCCNNSLPAIREKYSQHEYKCVAEKQCPATIPEEYVPSIASALYSVAELGAQSWRGQKLIV; from the coding sequence ATGTCAACGTACTATAGTGAAGAAACTCATAAGCTTCCTTTAAACAATTACTCCAAAGCCATGTTGCTGCAGTACTTGTCTAGCAACAGCACTACTACTGGTTCCGAAGACAAGTACTCTGAAGCGATTTTGCATGAAACAACAGCCATTGTCTGCAATAGAGAACTACTTGTGGACTGGGAAGCAGATGGTGGTATTGCTGATATTGATAACAGCTTCATGGATCAGCAGCTTTGTACAACCTTTGCTTGTGACATTTACAACCACTTGCGAGCATCCGAGGTCAAGAAAAGGCCTTCCACTGATTATATGGACAAAATTCAGAAAGACATTAATCCAAGCATGCGTGCATTACTAGTCGATTGGCTTGTGGAGGTAGCCGAAGGCTACAGCTTTGTACCTGAGACATTGTATTTGGCTGTGAACTACATAGATCGATATCTTTCGGGGATTCCTATCAATAGAGAACGGTTAAAGTTACTTGGTGTTGCCTGCTTGATGCTTGCATCAAAATATGAATTTATGTGTACACCCTCGGTTGAAAAGTTCTGTGACCTTACTAATAACATTTATTTGGTGGAAGAGGTCTTGGAAATGGAATCTTCTGTGTTGAGTTACTTGAAGTACGAAATGACAACCGTAACAACTAAATGTTTCTTAAGCCGATTTGTTCGAGCTGCTCAAGGGGCCAATGAGCTTCCATCATTGCATTTGGAGTGCTTAGCGAACTACCTTGCAGAACTATCTCTTCTCGATTACAGCATGCTTTGTTATGCCTCATCACTTATAGCTGCTTCTGCAATTTTCCTGGCCAATTACATAATGCTACCTTCAAAGAGGCCATGGAATGCTACCTTGCAGCACTACACGCTTTACCAGCCTTCGGATTTGCGCAACTGCGTCAAGGATCTCCATCGCCTATGTTGCAATAACTCTTTACCTGCTATCAGGGAGAAATATAGTCAACATGAGTACAAGTGTGTTGCCGAGAAGCAGTGCCCAGCTACAATCCCTGAAGAGTACGTACCAAGCATAGCAAGCGCACTGTACTCAGTGGCGGAACTTGGAGCCCAATCTTGGAGGGGCCAAAAATTAATAGTTTAG